One part of the Kryptolebias marmoratus isolate JLee-2015 linkage group LG13, ASM164957v2, whole genome shotgun sequence genome encodes these proteins:
- the LOC108233803 gene encoding uncharacterized protein LOC108233803: protein MGRRAADPMTPVPVLGVPALVGVRSWKTIEGEKGGRALLQTWGLCSVGVQTSPGIRRPPAQQPDTLSNNVIQTSNSCITKETEDTLQLTKNNNEKRAILGQKTGETKIRKEVTFKAPRGDASKDDETYCYARRINTDPFIAGTLTSSRTKLKLATRYMNGSVVDSEAIGGISVVNDEAEPVKGAASHGRDHHNADQLAKMIPLTASHSLAMPREICNSCGGKRSETCKATILGENSLTPGACITEKTLKPALTSLFTTTHFQVPYIHTKLQQNQQISQSNSDKMITVNPKVLYLNEELRYRKTPHPACPVHSRGNLANPHVPSDGTSDQPATILHAKSSTVTKATIEHLAKPLQDNKIPLLASFTLTPQATTATKPNNPHPHTYPKLLKTTHLKLAHNNVPQNICVSMHATTENARSPPPSYMYTIAMKSRQTFCANTYKTHTTFNTKMMPSDSDYNAKQETLRSIHKTQIRNVTNTTNITQVAPKCLTLSLSTNALKSNHPACLTSPQPNLSELQEKKPPSSTVSPAAGKMAFIDQEVSSVQLPTLTNPPNTTASHSLLSTSVTQSTLNHKANSDQITQTSTKLPSVAAQICSAPTNCSIPKPTLQIFASSLHKTSNASQIPDFKSILPATYTSRTTCSGAPGKNIACGSIKFHLKKNPGSLLSPVTKRQNNVCGSSMSSLQLTDTTKVLNYNEAPDTSKAHHTEVTDSRHQGSNERSVWDVISNQESNSRTTLLTPSKPQNVSGNHNKGRDTKSTINPNVCSDKNKFKHDLINKLIINESKDHENSNCSQVTNTLNYISLIKSRESSLQACLNPEQQSLAYYQGCTETSCVGPCATSPPVKTDTDSNAHQFPLGATANHANGKLKSNADRQTDPSVSQPSVTTQTNCEPTVSHGNTQVRRNTSSPACQNSNFLITLQKQAHRTLEHSVTVPASISGEGELCADAGPECESILLSSTMPLASRVHIQPSEVEANSRAYSKFCPGVPQSSTDDTSLAHSHPADAALLLPPSPQCCKSAALEQRLKAVEANLAANKDRITTLLNIIHDLETISTPSSHRRCCKTGLDLKNCSTCQKTACIVYSVEYDFRRQERNFLEVLNQSGGGSKAFPAHLTQPLNISLLRNVIIKNLTKTKLKSKKLCKTLLKWLPRKIQQL, encoded by the exons ATGGGGAGGCGAGCGGCTGACCCAATGACTCCTGTTCCAGTTTTAGGAGTTCCCGCCTTGGTTGGCGTGCGCAGCTGGAAGACAATAGAAGGAGAAAAAGGTGGCAGAGCCCTGCTGCAGACGTGGGGACTGTGCAGCGTTGGCGTTCAAACATCCCCAGGGATTAGAAGACCACCTGCCCAGCAACCTGATACCCTCTCCAACAATGTTATCCAAACATCCAACAGCTGTATTACCAAGGAAACAGAGGATACCTTACAGCTAACAAAGAATAACAACGAGAAAAGGGCTATTTTAGGACAGAAAACTGGGGAAACCAAGATCAGAAAGGAAGTGACTTTCAAAGCACCCAGAGGTGATGCCTCAAAGGATGATGAGACTTATTGTTATGCTAGGAGAATTAACACAGATCCGTTCATTGCAGGGACACTTACGAGTAGCAGAACTAAACTGAAACTTGCTACTCGTTACATGAACGGCAGTGTGGTTGATTCAGAGGCGATTGGTGGAATTAGTGTAGTTAATGACGAGGCTGAGCCAGTAAAGGGAGCAGCCTCACATGGAAGAGATCATCATAATGCAGATCAGTTAGCAAAGATGATACCATTAACTGCGAGCCATAGTTTAGCTATGCCACGGGAAATATGCAACAGCTGTGGTGGAAAACGGTCAGAAACATGCAAAGCTACCATACTGGGTGAGAACAGCCTTACTCCTGGTGCATgcattacagaaaaaacattaaagccaGCCCTTACCTCACTTTTTACTACCACTCATTTTCAAGTTCCATACATTCATAcaaaactacagcaaaaccaGCAAATCTCTCAGAGTAACAGTGACAAAATGATTACAGTTAATCCAAAAgtattatatttaaatgaagAGCTAAGATATAGAAAAACACCCCACCCCGCATGTCCGGTGCACTCCAGAGGAAATCTGGCAAATCCACATGTACCCAGTGATGGGACATCCGATCAGCCTGCAACCATACTACATGCTAAATCATCCACTGTTACAAAAGCCACAATTGAGCATTTAGCTAAACCTCTACAGGACAATAAGATCCCCCTTCTTGCAAGTTTCACTTTGACTCCGCAAGCTACCACAGctacaaaaccaaacaatccGCATCCACACACTTACCCCAAGCTCCTCAAGACCACACACCTGAAATTGGCTCATAATAATGTTCCTCAAAATATCTGTGTTTCTATGCATGCTACGACTGAGAATGCACGGAGTCCACCACCATCTTATATGTATACCATAGCCATGAAGTCCAGACAAACATTCTGTGCCAACacatacaaaacacacacaacttttaatacaaaaatgatGCCCTCTGACAGTGATTACAATGCTAAACAGGAAACTTTGCGCTcaatacacaaaacacaaattcGTAATGTAACAAACACTACAAATATCACACAAGTGGCCCCTAAATGTCTCACATTATCACTGTCTACAAATGCTCTAAAATCAAACCACCCTGCATGTCTTACAAGTCCTCAACCCAACCTCTCTGAACTCCAAGAAAAAAAGCCCCCCTCAAGCACTGTCAGCCCAGCAGCAGGTAAAATGGCTTTTATAGACCAGGAAGTGAGCTCAGTCCAGCTCCCTACTTTAACTAATCCACCGAACACAACTGCATCACATTCACTTCTAAGCACCTCTGTCACACAGAGCACTTTGAATCATAAAGCTAATTCAGATCAGATTACACAAACAAGCACTAAACTTCCATCTGTGGCTGCGCAAATTTGCTCAGCTCCAACTAACTGCTCAATCCCTAAACCCACACTTCAAATTTTTGCATCTTCTttacacaaaacatcaaatgcATCACAAATTCCAGACTTTAAATCTATTTTGCCTGCAACCTATACCTCAAGAACTACATGTTCTGGTGCACCAGGCAAAAATATAGCGTGCGGGAGCATcaaatttcatttgaaaaagAATCCTGGCTCTCTACTGTCTCCagtcacaaaaagacaaaataatgtttgtggATCAAGCATGAGCTCGCTTCAGTTAACAGACACAACAAAAGTACTTAACTATAATGAAGCCCCTGACACAAGCAAAGCTCATCACACAGAAGTAACAGACAGCAGACATCAAGGGAGTAATGAACGCAGTGTTTGGGATGTCATTTCCAATCAGGAGAGCAACTCCAGAACAACTCTGCTCACACCATCCAAGCCTCAAAATGTGTCAGGAAATCATAACAAGGGCAGGGATACTAAATCAACCATTAATCCCAATGTgtgttcagataaaaacaaattcaaacatgaTCTAATCAATAAATTGATTATAAATGAGTCCAAAGACCATGAAAATTCAAATTGTTCACAGGTCACTAACACTCTGAATTACATTTCCTTAATTAAGTCAAGAGAGTCTAGTTTGCAGGCTTGTCTGAATCCAGAACAACAAAGCCTTGCATATTATCAAGGATGCACAGAAACAAGCTGTGTGGGGCCTTGTGCAACAAGCCCACCAGTAAAAACCGACACAGATTCAAATGCACATCAGTTTCCCTTGGGTGCAACAGCCAACCATGCAAATGGTAAGCTTAAATCCAAtgcagatagacagacagacccTAGTGTTTCACAGCCCtcagtcacaacacaaactAACTGTGAACCAACTGTCTCGCATGGAAACACACAGGTGAGACGTAACACCAGCTCCCCAGCTTGCCAAAACTCCAATTTTCTTATTACATtacaaaaacaagcacacagaACTCTAGAGCATTCTGTCACAGTGCCAGCATCCATCAGCGGTGAAGGAGAGCTCTGTGCAGACGCGGGCCCTGAATGTGAGTCTATATTACTATCATCTACAATGCCCTTGGCATCCAGAGTCCACATCCAGCCCAGCGAGGTGGAGGCAAATAGCAGAGCATATTCAAAGTTCTGCCCCGGTGTCCCTCAGTCATCTACAGATGACACCAGCCTGGCTCACTCCCACCCAGCTGATGCAGCCCTGTTGCTGCCTCCTTCCCCGCAGTGCTGCAAATCAGCTGCCCTGGAGCAGAGGCTCAAGGCTGTGGAGGCCAACCTGGCAGCTAACAAAGACAGGATCACCACTCTGCTGAACATTATTCATGACCTGGAGACAATCAGCACTCCCAGCAGCCA tCGGCGATGCTGTAAAACTGGACTCGACCTGAAAAACTGCTCAACCTGTCAGAAGACGGCTTGTATTGTGTACAG TGTTGAATATGACTTCAGACGGCAGGAGAGGAACTTCTTGGAGGTTCTGAATCAATCAGGAGGTGGCAGCAAGGCTTTCCCTGCACATCTAACCCAGCCCCTAAACATCAGCCTGCTCAGAAATGTCATCATTAAGAAcctaacaaagacaaaactgaaaagcaaaaagttgTGCAAGACCCTGCTTAAGTGGCTTCCGAGGAAAATtcagcagttgtag